The DNA window TCCTTTCACAATATAGTACAATAGGAACCTTACTGATTGTACTAGCAAGCATGAATATGATTTCAAATGAACGACAAAATCATGCTGCTGTACTTGTTATGATGAGACCGGTGAGTGTCATTCAATACCTCATGAGTAAATGGGCTGCGCAAATCGTACTGGTTATTGGCTCAACGTTTATGAGCTATATAGCAGCGTGGTATTATACAAATCTTTTATTTTCATATGTGGATTGGACTCATATGCTGGTTAGCTTTCTTTTATACAGCCTGTGGCTGATTTTTATCTTGTCCGTTTTAGTGGCAGCTGGAACCTTTCTTTTACAAAGCGGAGGGATTGCTGGAGTAAGCATTTTGATCATTGCGTCACTTTCATTTTTGAGTACTTTGTTTACGAATCAATTAAAGTGGAGTCCTGCAGCGTTGTCACAATACGCCGCTCATATACTTGAACAATTGCACTGGTCACAAAGTGTCACCTATACCGTAGTTGTTACGTTAATGAGCAGCTTTCTTCTTTTAATCGCTGCTGTTCATAGATACAAAAAAGTGGAATATGTATAAAAAGACTTCTTCAACGAAGTCTTTTCTAAGGGATTAATTTGCAAATCCACGCAATATAAAGAGCAGCGGGCACTAAGAGAATCTGGGCACATACTGTCCCGCACAAACGAGAGATGACGAGTGTACCAACCATTTTGTTCATAGATTGCTTAGTTGATTCACCTTTCATTACCTTTTCAGTTAAAATGGCTACTTGCGGATCTACAAACACAGCAAGGGTAATCATCGCTAGTCCGTTAATAAGACCAGAAGACATCAGAATTGATTTAGAAAGAGTAGGCTCGAGTGTAGAAGCATAAAGAGTGGAAAGAACACCTACTGTATAAATGGTCGTAGCCATTAAATTCAAAAGCAGTAACCGTTTGGGTACTCCACCTATTCGCAGCTGAGACAGCATAATCCACCTAGGACGCTTAACGTGTTTTTTTGCTTTTTCCAGCGTATGTATGGAAGCAATGTTTTTCATCATTTGAGGTACAGATCCCGCTACTTCTAAGTGTGAAATCATTCGGGAGAAGATCGATACAAAGCTAGGAAGTAAAAGAGCACCTACGATTGTCCCAATAGAAGCCGCGAGCAAGATGGTTTGAAGCTGATGAAGTAGAACAGGCAGATCTTCTTTAGACTGGACCGCATCTCCTAATTTGCCGGTCAGCGGAGCTTGCACCATATTAGCTGTTCTTGAAACAATGACAATAATATTAAAAAGAGATAAAGCCACGACTAGTTTTCCAGTTTTCAAGCCTGCAAGTCTCACAGAGTAGGCTAGCGTTTCAATCATGTGAATAATTCCTACAAACACACAAATAATAAGTAATTTTTCCATCATAATAAGCAAGTTCCTTTCTTCAATACTGCACTTCCTTATTATGTATAAATTTGGTTCATTTGTAAATAAAAAGCCGCTTGCTACCAAAAGTAGCAAGCGGCTTTTTATTATCGATGCTGATTAATATCACGCAGTATATCTTTGCTAGCCTGATAATCTTTTTCTCGTTCTTTTTCCACCTGTAGACGTTTGTCTAGCTTACGGCTATATTCAGCATACCCCACGCCGTGAGAAAGCTGCATGGCCTTTTCCATTTCTGACGTGTACGTTAGGTGAAGTGCGATAATGAATCAATCCTTTCAGCATTTTTCACTTGTGGCATATGTGTTGCTGCTCAAGTGTTTTGGTGTTTATAACTCTTGAAGTCTTTCTAGAAATCGTTTTCCCTGTCGCTCTGGATCTAAACATAAAATGATTAAAATTTCATAACATTCCAGGTAAAAACCTTTTTTTCTTGCGTAGTATCCCATATAATAGCAAGAACAACGTTTTTAAAGGAGTTATATATGAACAATACAAAACGAGTATGGTTTGATTTACTTTTTTATATCGCTATTCCGTACCTAATATGGAACCAAGGAAAAGACATTATTGGTGACTACTATGCCATTTTGCTTTCAACAGCACCAGCGTTTGTGTATACCATTTATACATTTATTAAAGATCGTCAGTTTAACGTAACAGGATTGTTTATTGTCATTACGCTGCTGGCACGTACCATTATTGATTTAATTTCAGGGAACGCAGCAACGATGTTAAACAATCAAGTATACTTTATGATTGGACTGGCTGTAGTTGTCCTTTTTACCATTGTGATAAAAAAGCCAATCGGTTTGTACTTTTTCGTAGATACGGCTTACTTAATGGGCTATAAGAGAGAAGATTCTCTTAAGCTCTTTCACCAGCCTGATCTATTCAAAATGATGAACTGGCTTACGGTACTGTTCGCAGGTCGCTATGTATTTTTAGCAATTGTAAAATACGTATTGATTCAAAAGTACGGAGTAGAAGGATATGGAAACATGATTGTATTCCGTCAGGCTGTTACATGGGCATTCTCCATTTTAATTGCTGTCTACACGTATTTTATCTATAAAAAAATTCAAGATAAAACAGGGATTGATAATCCAATGAATCCAAATGTAAATGAATAGAAGGAGAAGCGTGCGTTTAACTAACGTACGCTTTTTTGTTACAAAACAGTGAACAGTGCACGAAACGCTAACATCTCATTTAAAATTAATAGTAAAATAACGCTATTAAGAACGGGATGAAAGTAGGTCAAGAAATGAAACTATTATTAGCATGTCAAAAGCAACCTTATCGGATTTTAGAAATGATTATGGTGTTTTTTACCTTAATTTTTGTCGTTCTGTCGTTCTTCGATTACCGTCAGCTGTTTTTTCTTGTGTTTACACTTGGAATTGTATTTGCTATTCGAGCGTTTGAAATGCAAGAAGGAGAGAAAAAGACTCAAGGGAACATCTGGCTGCTTGTTGGTGTTGTAATGATTTTGCTAGATATTGTTTTATTTGTTATATATGCAATTAATCGATCTTAAATGAAGAAAAAAGCTTCCGCGCAGAGGGATACCTCTGCGCGGAAGCTTTTTTAATTAAGGAATCATCCACGATAATACATTAGATTGTAAAAATGTTAATACGCAGACAATCAGTAGTAAAAATAAGCTGTGCTTCACCGTAAAACGAAGCAAATCGGATTCTTTTCCAGCCAACCCAACCGCAGCACAGGCAACGGCGATGGACTGCGGTGAAATCATTTTCCCGGTTACTCCGCCCGAAGAGTTTGCTGCAAGAGCAAGAAGCGGGTCCATTCCAATAGACGTGGCCGTGATTTTTTGTAAGTTGCCGAACAATAAGTTGGCTGATGTATCTGATCCTGTAATAAAAACACCGAGCCAGCCGAGTACAGGAGAGAAAAAGGGAAATAACGCGCCTGTTTTAGCTAACAGTAGCCCTAAGGTTGTACTCATTCCAGAAGCATTTGTCACGTAAGCAAATGCCACAACGGACATAATCGTAAGTAGCGGTAACGCTAATTCTTTGCACGTCTCGTTAAACGTAATAAACCAGTTCTTCCAAGAGATGTTGACGATAAATTTTGTTACAACAGCAGATAACAGGATAGCTGTGCCTGCAGCGCCTAGTAATTCTAACTTATAAACTGCAGCAATCGGTTCTCCATTTCCATTTAAAATTAAATTATTTAACCAAGGTACTTCCGGCATGAACGTTAAATAATGTCCGATGGAATTGATAGCGCCCAAAAAGGCGTTAGCTCCTTCATAATGTTCTGTCAAAGCGGTTTTAATTTGAGGAATTCCCCATACAGAAATAAATATCGTTAAAATTAAAAAAGGTGACCACGCTTTTGCAATTTGAGCCCCTGTGAATGTGGGTTGATCTTGAGTTTCTCTCAGCTCAGCTGAAGCAGAAGCTACTTCATGTGCTGCTTTTTCAGATTGAAAACGGAACGTTGTTTTTGGTTTCCAGAATTTTAAGAAAATAGTGAGCGCAAAAAGTGAAACTAATGCTGATAAAATATCGGGAAGTTCAGGTCCTAAAAAGTTAGAGCTGACAAACTGTGTAAGAGCAAAAGAGACGCCGGATACTAGAATAGCAGGGAGTACTTCTAATGTTTTCTTAAATCCAGCCATTACAAAAACCAAATATAGCGGAATAAATATAGAAATAAAAGGAAGCTGTCGGCCTACCATTTTAGAAATCTCCATTGCCGCTACCCCAGTAGGGCCTTCCATAGCCGTTATAGGAATACCGATTGCACCAAAAGCAACGGGTGCTGTGTTTGCTAACAAACATAAGCCAGCGGCATACAAAGGATTAAAGCCTAGCCCTACAAGCAGCGCTGCTGAAATGGCAACAGGTGCGCCAAAACCAGCAGCACCTTCAAGAAAGGCACCAAACGAAAAAGCGATTAACAAAGCTTGAAGTCTGCGATCTTCTGTAATGGATACGACAGAGGTACGAATAATATCAAACTGACCGGTTTTTACGGTTAGTTTGTAAAGAAAAACGGACGTAATGATAATCCATCCAATCGGCAGTATACCGTATACGGCTCCTTGACTAGCTGACATAAAAGCCATACTAGCCGGCATTTTATAGGCGAGTATTGCAACGGCAAGTGCGACCAGTAAAGTTGTAACTCCAGCCATATAACCTTTCATTCGTTTAATAGCCAGAGCCCAAAAGAAGTAAAGAATAGGAATCAAAGCGATTAATGAAGACCAAATGACGCTGTTTCCTACAGGAGTGAACTGCTGTGTCCATGTCATAACTAACACCTCATTTTCAAATTAGTGAACCACAAATTTAGTAAAATAAAACAATTAAAACTACGATGATAAGGTCATCTGATGACTTATGTAAAAAATGAATTCGCTTACATTATATTCTAATTCTTTTATGATAGGCAAGTACTAAAAGAAACTTTTTTCAAAAGAACGCACATTTTTTTGTTGATATAAAGAAAATATTGGTTGAAAATCCCAGTAATAGGTGATTTAATGATTGTAAGCGCTTGAAATATATCTTTCCACCCGTTCTACTAATTATTCTTCTTATTAATCTACTACTTTTAGTCGAATTATATATGGCACTTCTTTATGTTATTAGTGAAACATTGTTTGCTATTACAAAACGAGAGGAGTCAATTTATTGAGTACGTTAGAGCTTCTAGATCATTTAAAATCTATTTTATCTAATCCTTCCACACTTGAAGAACAGCATATGGATCACTTCCTTGGAAATAACGGATCCCTTCATGTTAAGCCAACTTCAGAACAAGAAATAGCAGCCGTTTTAAAGTATGCAACGGAACACGGCAAAAAGGTCGTCATTGAAGGGAACGGTACAAAAAAAGGGTTTGGCGGACTTATGGAGCCAGCCGACCTTTTGCTTTCGCTGACTGAATACAGCGGAATTGTTGAACATACAGTAGGAGATATGACGGTTACTGTAAAAGCTGGTACGCCGTTTGGAGAGTTACAAACGTATTTAAAAACGTACAATCAGCAAGTTTCACTTGATCCAGCTCTAGGAGATTACGCTACAATCGGCGGGGTTATTGCAGCGAATGAAAGTGGTCCAAAGCGCTTGTCTTATGGATCAGCTCGGGATGCAGTAATCGGTATGAGGATCGTATATTCAGATGGAACCATTGTTCGTTCAGGCGGAAAAGTCGTCAAAAATGTGGCTGGTTATGATATGAATAAGTTGTTTATTGGTTCAATGGGAACGCTCGGCGTTATATCAGAAATAACGTTAAAGCTGCGTCCGCTGCCTAAGTATCAAAGCGTTCTTTTTATTTCTTTTTCAACAGGTAATATGGAAGAAATTCATGCATTTGTTAGAAAGGTCTTAGATTCCATGATAGAGCCCATTGCTTTGGAATTATTAAATCCCTCTCTAGCTGAAGATGTATTAGGGCAGCATCTTTTTACGCTCGTGATTAGCTTTGAAGACGTAGAAAGTTCCGTTCATTATCAAGAGAATTACATCAAAAGTATTCAGCCTGCTGATACGATTTTAAAAGTACTGCAGGAAAAAGAAGCCGAGGTGTTTTGGGGATTTTTTAGTAACATTAGTCCAAATGGCGCACGTTGTTCTTCAGAAGAAGAAACAGAAGCCACTTTAAAAGTCGGCGTACCAAATATGAATGTAATTGATGTGATAAACAAAAGTAATGCTTTAAAAACTTCCCGTCCAATGCTGATAAAAGCACATGGAGGAGTTGGACACGGTCTTTGCTCGGTCTACATAAAAGGCTCAGAAGAAGCCATTCTTTCCGTTATCACTTCATTTACTGAAACTGCTAAAACGTACGGAGGATATGTGGTGGTTAAACATTTGCCTTTTATAATGCGTCAAAAAGTAAATGTGTGGGGGGAAAAACCTTCTCATTTTCCATTATTGGCAGGAATTAAAGCAAAGGTGGACACTAAAAATGTGCTTAACTATAAACGATTTATAGGAGGAATCTAAGTGAATTCAGCGAAAGCGGATATCAAAGATGCTCCATGTCAAAGCGTTAGCAACTATTTGTGGAAAGACGCGCCAGACGAAAAAAAATGGGCGGATTGTGTACACTGCGGAATGTGCTTGGAGTCTTGTCCTACTTATGAAATAACCGGGCAAGAGCAGCATTCACCAAGAGGACGCGTGCACCTTATCAAATCGGTAGCAGAAGGAAAAATAAACGTAAATGAACAGTTTACAGACCCTGTTTTTGCCTGTTTGGACTGTCGTGCCTGTACAACTGCTTGCCCTGCAAATGTAGACGTTGGCGGACTCATTGAAGAAGCCCGTGGCCAAATTCGTCAAGCGATGCCTTTGACCGGTTGGAAAGGGATGATCAGCAAATTTTTTCTTAAGGAACTTTTTCCTCATTCCCATCGCTTGGAAGCTGCAGGAAGCTTATTAAAGTTATACCAAAAAAGCGGGATGCAAAAAATGGTTCGCACAACAGGCATGTTAAATATGATGCCAACACATCTAGCAGAAATGGAACATGTAATGCCTAAAATTACCCGTTCTGTTCGAAAAAAATATAAAAAAGAACGCGTTCTAAAAGCAAAAGCAGAAAGAAAAGCCCAAGTTGCTTTTTTAACCGGCTGCATCATGGACGTAATGTTCAGTGATATTAACGAAGCGACTCTTAATGTATTAAGAAGAAACGGAAACGACGTTGTTATTCCTCAGTCTCAGACGTGCTGTGGTGCTTTGCACGTTCATGCAGGAGACCGAGACATGGGAAGGCAGCTTGCAAAAAAAAATA is part of the Priestia aryabhattai genome and encodes:
- a CDS encoding ABC transporter permease is translated as MNTFGILFKKELHELFANGKGIWLPVSLILLGITQPLTNYYMPQIIDMAGNLPKGAIIQLPTPTGQEVLQGVLSQYSTIGTLLIVLASMNMISNERQNHAAVLVMMRPVSVIQYLMSKWAAQIVLVIGSTFMSYIAAWYYTNLLFSYVDWTHMLVSFLLYSLWLIFILSVLVAAGTFLLQSGGIAGVSILIIASLSFLSTLFTNQLKWSPAALSQYAAHILEQLHWSQSVTYTVVVTLMSSFLLLIAAVHRYKKVEYV
- a CDS encoding VC0807 family protein — encoded protein: MNNTKRVWFDLLFYIAIPYLIWNQGKDIIGDYYAILLSTAPAFVYTIYTFIKDRQFNVTGLFIVITLLARTIIDLISGNAATMLNNQVYFMIGLAVVVLFTIVIKKPIGLYFFVDTAYLMGYKREDSLKLFHQPDLFKMMNWLTVLFAGRYVFLAIVKYVLIQKYGVEGYGNMIVFRQAVTWAFSILIAVYTYFIYKKIQDKTGIDNPMNPNVNE
- a CDS encoding FAD-binding oxidoreductase — translated: MSTLELLDHLKSILSNPSTLEEQHMDHFLGNNGSLHVKPTSEQEIAAVLKYATEHGKKVVIEGNGTKKGFGGLMEPADLLLSLTEYSGIVEHTVGDMTVTVKAGTPFGELQTYLKTYNQQVSLDPALGDYATIGGVIAANESGPKRLSYGSARDAVIGMRIVYSDGTIVRSGGKVVKNVAGYDMNKLFIGSMGTLGVISEITLKLRPLPKYQSVLFISFSTGNMEEIHAFVRKVLDSMIEPIALELLNPSLAEDVLGQHLFTLVISFEDVESSVHYQENYIKSIQPADTILKVLQEKEAEVFWGFFSNISPNGARCSSEEETEATLKVGVPNMNVIDVINKSNALKTSRPMLIKAHGGVGHGLCSVYIKGSEEAILSVITSFTETAKTYGGYVVVKHLPFIMRQKVNVWGEKPSHFPLLAGIKAKVDTKNVLNYKRFIGGI
- a CDS encoding L-lactate permease; this encodes MTWTQQFTPVGNSVIWSSLIALIPILYFFWALAIKRMKGYMAGVTTLLVALAVAILAYKMPASMAFMSASQGAVYGILPIGWIIITSVFLYKLTVKTGQFDIIRTSVVSITEDRRLQALLIAFSFGAFLEGAAGFGAPVAISAALLVGLGFNPLYAAGLCLLANTAPVAFGAIGIPITAMEGPTGVAAMEISKMVGRQLPFISIFIPLYLVFVMAGFKKTLEVLPAILVSGVSFALTQFVSSNFLGPELPDILSALVSLFALTIFLKFWKPKTTFRFQSEKAAHEVASASAELRETQDQPTFTGAQIAKAWSPFLILTIFISVWGIPQIKTALTEHYEGANAFLGAINSIGHYLTFMPEVPWLNNLILNGNGEPIAAVYKLELLGAAGTAILLSAVVTKFIVNISWKNWFITFNETCKELALPLLTIMSVVAFAYVTNASGMSTTLGLLLAKTGALFPFFSPVLGWLGVFITGSDTSANLLFGNLQKITATSIGMDPLLALAANSSGGVTGKMISPQSIAVACAAVGLAGKESDLLRFTVKHSLFLLLIVCVLTFLQSNVLSWMIP
- a CDS encoding lipid II flippase Amj family protein; its protein translation is MMEKLLIICVFVGIIHMIETLAYSVRLAGLKTGKLVVALSLFNIIVIVSRTANMVQAPLTGKLGDAVQSKEDLPVLLHQLQTILLAASIGTIVGALLLPSFVSIFSRMISHLEVAGSVPQMMKNIASIHTLEKAKKHVKRPRWIMLSQLRIGGVPKRLLLLNLMATTIYTVGVLSTLYASTLEPTLSKSILMSSGLINGLAMITLAVFVDPQVAILTEKVMKGESTKQSMNKMVGTLVISRLCGTVCAQILLVPAALYIAWICKLIP
- a CDS encoding (Fe-S)-binding protein, producing the protein MNSAKADIKDAPCQSVSNYLWKDAPDEKKWADCVHCGMCLESCPTYEITGQEQHSPRGRVHLIKSVAEGKINVNEQFTDPVFACLDCRACTTACPANVDVGGLIEEARGQIRQAMPLTGWKGMISKFFLKELFPHSHRLEAAGSLLKLYQKSGMQKMVRTTGMLNMMPTHLAEMEHVMPKITRSVRKKYKKERVLKAKAERKAQVAFLTGCIMDVMFSDINEATLNVLRRNGNDVVIPQSQTCCGALHVHAGDRDMGRQLAKKNIEAFQHADTIIVNAAGCGCMLKEYPELFREEEQEWLEKAEVFAEKVQDISKYLHDTGYRPPQAKLHTRITYHDACHLAHGQGVREEPRDILLSIPGVEMVHMANADRCCGSAGIYNLTNPDMAGAVLQSKMENVPYDVEMISMGNPGCMLQMAVGVKKYGRSQQIVHTVQLLEWAYQKEEEEAHRVEEK